TACGGATGATGCCACGAATCCCGACTGTAAAATCAAGATTGCTCACGGTACAACCACACTGGCATTCCGATTTCAAGGAGGAATTGTCGTTGCCGTCGATTCGCGAGCCACTGCCGGTAACTGGATTGCATCGCAGACCGTCAAGAAAGTGATTGAAATCAACCCGTTTTTACTGGGAACAATGGCCGGTGGTGCAGCCGACTGTCAGTTCTGGGAGACCTGGCTGAATACCCAGTGTCGATTACACGAACTACGAAACAAAGAGAGAATCAGCGTGGCGGCTGCGTCGAAGATTCTCGCCAACCTGACATACAGTTATAAAGGAGCCGGTCTATCAATGGGTACCATGATTTGTGGATACACCAAACGAGAAGGACCAGCTATTTTCTACGTTGACAGTGACGGCGAGCGATTACAAGGAGATCTATTCTGTGTTGGATCTGGTCAGACTTTCGCCTACGGAGTTCTCGACAAGAACTATAAATGGGAGCTGACGGTTGAAGAGGCGCTGGATCTCGGCAAACGAAGCATTCTCGCCGCCACCCACCGAGACGCATACAGTGGAGGCTCGGTCAACCTGTACCATGTCACCGAACAGGGCTGGGTGTACCACGGCAACTACGACGTCGGTACCGAGCTCTGGGACGCCAAAGACCGCGAGCAGTCGTTCAACCACATCGTCACCTCGATCCCCTCGTAGATTATCTATTTCTTATCCTTTATTCTTTTTcccgggtctgcctccggcggctggggctccgccccagaccctggttgctcctctcgctccgctcgagtcgtttcgtcgacggtgccTGGTTCGTgtacgcccgactcgagcggagcgagaggagcaaccagggtctggggcggagccccagccgccggaggcagacccggggagaaggaagaaaataaaataataattacaTGTCGTGTGTCGAAGCACGttgacaaaaatatataggTCATAAATTCGTTTCACTATAGGGTGGTATCAGCCGCTTTTGGGCGCTTTGATGGCCGAGGTGTCGAGTGTTTCTAGGGGCTCGTCCGACGGCCGTTTGGGGAGCGAGGATGTGGTGGGGCCGGTGGCTGCAGTTGATGGTGAACTGGCAGACGTCGCATTGAGTTTGCTGGCGTGTGCTCGGAGCTGCTCGAGTGCTGCTTTCATGCTGGGAGACGGGTTGCTGATTTTGCTGGCTTGTGCCAGCAGTTGTGCAATGGTCGCAGCAGACGGTTTCGCTGCTGGTTTAGCAGGGGCAGCAGATGCcgttgtggctgttgtagGAGCAGAAGACACGGGaggagcaggtgctgaCACAGGTGttgcaacagcagcagcagcagcagcagcaacagggGGTTGAACTGGGGTCGTGGATGTTGGATTTTCAGCCAGACCGTTGGATAGAGTGTTGACAGAGGGGGCTGTAGATGTGTTCTGTGGAGCTGGTGACTCGAAAGGAGTCTGTGTGAGATCCACAGATGTTGGTGGAGGAGCAGAAACCGGGACTGAAGTTACAGCAGGAATTGTTGCAGAAGAAACTGGTGTGCTCGTAGCTGGAGGTAACTGTGTGTTACTAAcaggagcaacagcaacaggtGTTACAGGTACGGTATCAGCTGCAGCAGTACTGGTAGCAGTTGGTGCAACAGGTGCTGAACTGGTTGgagcagtagtagcagtagaTGTGGCTGGTGCCGAGGgtccagcagcaggagatttctTTTTAGCCATAGCTGCCAGTGCTGTTTGTAGAAGCTGAGTGAGTTGAGCAGGGTTCTTTCCATTCAACAGCGAAGAGATGCTGTTGGCTCCTCCTGTCTTTACAGCTTGTGCAATTGCTACAGCCAGGGCATTAGTCAGAAGTTGCGAGTTGGCTCCGGTGCCAATACCCATACTTTGAATCTGTGTTTGTATCTTTTGTTGTAACACTCCTAATGCCTTGATTGTGTCAGGTGCTAATGATAAACCTGCTGATtgtactgctgctactgtaGCATTGGATTTATTAGCACTCGAACCAGCATttgcaccaccagcaggaaCTGGAGTTGACGATATCGTCGAGTTGGACTGACCAGCATTCCCAGCTTGATAGAATTTCGATGGTTGAACTCTCATTTGTGGTACTGATGTAGACTGTTTGAGAGATGGAGTCTGTCCAGGAGCTTGGGTGGTCATATTGACATTACCCTGTTGTTTAGGTGGTTTGGCCATTCGGAATGTATTCTGACCAGCTGCTAGAGATGGTTGTACTAATGGAGTAGTGGTACCACTGCTAGTAGAGCTATTAGCACCACTGGAGTTGGCACCTCCTCGACTCAAGGCTGCTT
The Sugiyamaella lignohabitans strain CBS 10342 chromosome A, complete sequence genome window above contains:
- the FHL1 gene encoding Fhl1p (Regulator of ribosomal protein (RP) transcription; has forkhead associated domain that binds phosphorylated proteins; recruits coactivator Ifh1p or corepressor Crf1p to RP gene promoters; also has forkhead DNA-binding domain though in vitro DNA binding assays give inconsistent results; computational analyses suggest it binds DNA directly at highly active RP genes and indirectly through Rap1p motifs at others; suppresses RNA pol III and splicing factor prp4 mutants; GO_component: GO:0032545 - CURI complex [Evidence IDA] [PMID 17452446]; GO_component: GO:0000790 - nuclear chromatin [Evidence IDA] [PMID 15620355]; GO_component: GO:0000790 - nuclear chromatin [Evidence IDA] [PMID 15692568]; GO_component: GO:0005730 - nucleolus [Evidence IDA] [PMID 15466158]; GO_component: GO:0005634 - nucleus [Evidence IEA,IEA]; GO_component: GO:0005634 - nucleus [Evidence IDA] [PMID 15466158]; GO_component: GO:0005667 - transcription factor complex [Evidence IBA]; GO_function: GO:0003677 - DNA binding [Evidence IEA]; GO_function: GO:0003705 - RNA polymerase II distal enhancer sequence-specific DNA binding transcription factor activity [Evidence IBA]; GO_function: GO:0001225 - RNA polymerase II transcription coactivator binding [Evidence IPI] [PMID 15620355]; GO_function: GO:0001226 - RNA polymerase II transcription corepressor binding [Evidence IPI] [PMID 15620355]; GO_function: GO:0003690 - double-stranded DNA binding [Evidence IBA]; GO_function: GO:0043565 - sequence-specific DNA binding [Evidence IEA]; GO_function: GO:0043565 - sequence-specific DNA binding [Evidence IDA] [PMID 19111667]; GO_function: GO:0043565 - sequence-specific DNA binding [Evidence IDA] [PMID 19158363]; GO_function: GO:0003700 - sequence-specific DNA binding transcription factor activity [Evidence IEA]; GO_process: GO:0010688 - negative regulation of ribosomal protein gene transcription from RNA polymerase II promoter [Evidence IMP] [PMID 15620355]; GO_process: GO:0010688 - negative regulation of ribosomal protein gene transcription from RNA polymerase II promoter [Evidence IGI] [PMID 7785326]; GO_process: GO:0060963 - positive regulation of ribosomal protein gene transcription from RNA polymerase II promoter [Evidence IGI,IMP] [PMID 15616569]; GO_process: GO:0060963 - positive regulation of ribosomal protein gene transcription from RNA polymerase II promoter [Evidence IMP] [PMID 15620355]; GO_process: GO:0051090 - regulation of sequence-specific DNA binding transcription factor activity [Evidence IBA]; GO_process: GO:0006355 - regulation of transcription, DNA-templated [Evidence IEA,IEA]; GO_process: GO:0006351 - transcription, DNA-templated [Evidence IEA]): MAESASKSGVGSPATPVAMPQTTTGQEIDAQLKAIDEAASLDANIDPQFAQELIQATSGVIGEAAVGSLLAGGDLLGEVGGTNGSGSTGKSKKKVRREYLPEEIPEEYREKPQHSYSHLIATALRSRAPLTGLSLSDIYKAIQEIFPYYEYCPHGWQNSVRHNLSSNKAFRKVSKEGKGWLWGIDEEYFLEKERQKKKAAAAKSKAAAIQAAQQAARQQQQQLQQQQQQQQLQLQQLQLQQQQNEINNILNATTDEQLQLLQQQLQQPKKQKSIAELAREIEINRTGDGTYHANYSEMTRESLGIGSSGNAAGGNGNRPLSGSTRILPGGTQGRQASFTEYTRASGSGAPVSPSPNSIQAQLAANLQRQAALSRGGANSSGANSSTSSGTTTPLVQPSLAAGQNTFRMAKPPKQQGNVNMTTQAPGQTPSLKQSTSVPQMRVQPSKFYQAGNAGQSNSTISSTPVPAGGANAGSSANKSNATVAAVQSAGLSLAPDTIKALGVLQQKIQTQIQSMGIGTGANSQLLTNALAVAIAQAVKTGGANSISSLLNGKNPAQLTQLLQTALAAMAKKKSPAAGPSAPATSTATTAPTSSAPVAPTATSTAAADTVPVTPVAVAPVSNTQLPPATSTPVSSATIPAVTSVPVSAPPPTSVDLTQTPFESPAPQNTSTAPSVNTLSNGLAENPTSTTPVQPPVAAAAAAAVATPVSAPAPPVSSAPTTATTASAAPAKPAAKPSAATIAQLLAQASKISNPSPSMKAALEQLRAHASKLNATSASSPSTAATGPTTSSLPKRPSDEPLETLDTSAIKAPKSG
- the PRE2 gene encoding proteasome core particle subunit beta 5 (Beta 5 subunit of the 20S proteasome; responsible for the chymotryptic activity of the proteasome; GO_component: GO:0005737 - cytoplasm [Evidence IEA,IEA]; GO_component: GO:0005789 - endoplasmic reticulum membrane [Evidence IC] [PMID 9087403]; GO_component: GO:0005634 - nucleus [Evidence IEA,IEA]; GO_component: GO:0005634 - nucleus [Evidence IC] [PMID 9087403]; GO_component: GO:0000502 - proteasome complex [Evidence IEA]; GO_component: GO:0005839 - proteasome core complex [Evidence IEA]; GO_component: GO:0019774 - proteasome core complex, beta-subunit complex [Evidence IDA] [PMID 9087403]; GO_component: GO:0034515 - proteasome storage granule [Evidence IC] [PMID 9087403]; GO_function: GO:0004175 - endopeptidase activity [Evidence IEA]; GO_function: GO:0004175 - endopeptidase activity [Evidence IMP] [PMID 8808631]; GO_function: GO:0004175 - endopeptidase activity [Evidence IMP] [PMID 9312134]; GO_function: GO:0016787 - hydrolase activity [Evidence IEA]; GO_function: GO:0008233 - peptidase activity [Evidence IEA]; GO_function: GO:0004298 - threonine-type endopeptidase activity [Evidence IEA,IEA]; GO_process: GO:0010499 - proteasomal ubiquitin-independent protein catabolic process [Evidence IDA] [PMID 19162040]; GO_process: GO:0080129 - proteasome core complex assembly [Evidence IMP] [PMID 8808631]; GO_process: GO:0043161 - proteasome-mediated ubiquitin-dependent protein catabolic process [Evidence IDA] [PMID 11545745]; GO_process: GO:0043161 - proteasome-mediated ubiquitin-dependent protein catabolic process [Evidence IDA] [PMID 19029916]; GO_process: GO:0006508 - proteolysis [Evidence IEA]; GO_process: GO:0051603 - proteolysis involved in cellular protein catabolic process [Evidence IEA]), coding for MAGGAADCQFWETWLNTQCRLHELRNKERISVAAASKILANLTYSYKGAGLSMGTMICGYTKREGPAIFYVDSDGERLQGDLFCVGSGQTFAYGVLDKNYKWELTVEEALDLGKRSILAATHRDAYSGGSVNLYHVTEQGWVYHGNYDVGTELWDAKDREQSFNHIVTSIPS